A genomic segment from Truepera sp. encodes:
- the folE gene encoding GTP cyclohydrolase I FolE: MADAHARVPLHLEFDEVGDASLATLVSDIIERLGEDIEREGLVKTPERVSRSLHYLTSGYAMSVHDVVNGALFDAEGSEMVVVKGIEFYSMCEHHILPFFGRAHIGYIPNKHVLGLSKFARVVDVFARRLQLQERLTSQVADALVEVLQPRGLAVVTEASHLCMMMRGVEKQGSTTRTNAMRGVFRDDARTRQEFLEALRP, translated from the coding sequence ATGGCCGACGCTCACGCTAGAGTCCCTCTACATCTCGAGTTCGACGAGGTTGGCGATGCCTCCTTGGCCACCCTGGTTTCCGACATCATCGAGCGGTTGGGTGAGGACATCGAGCGCGAGGGCCTCGTGAAGACCCCAGAGCGGGTGTCCCGCTCGTTGCATTACCTCACGTCGGGTTACGCCATGAGCGTCCACGATGTGGTCAACGGCGCGCTCTTCGACGCCGAAGGCTCGGAGATGGTCGTAGTGAAGGGCATCGAGTTCTACTCGATGTGCGAACACCACATCCTGCCGTTCTTCGGCCGGGCTCATATCGGCTACATCCCGAACAAGCACGTGCTGGGCTTGTCGAAGTTCGCGCGCGTCGTGGACGTCTTCGCCCGCCGCCTGCAACTGCAGGAACGGCTTACCTCTCAAGTGGCCGACGCGCTGGTGGAAGTACTTCAACCCCGCGGCCTGGCGGTCGTCACTGAGGCCAGTCACCTCTGCATGATGATGCGCGGCGTGGAGAAACAGGGGTCGACGACGCGCACGAACGCCATGCGCGGCGTGTTCCGCGATGACGCCCGCACGCGCCAGGAGTTCCTCGAGGCCTTGAGGCCCTAG
- the dps gene encoding DNA starvation/stationary phase protection protein Dps — MPTAVKPRLIDVKIDIPLETRERLVEVLNQQLADTADLYSQVKQAHWNVKGPGFQQVHLLFDDQAEVFEEYIDMIAERVTLLGGMAMGTIRMAAKASTLKEFEPKTNDVLAYVEAVRDRVAAYAKSNRKALNEANKLGEPTTEDLLTEISRGIDKQLYFLESHLH, encoded by the coding sequence ATGCCCACTGCAGTCAAGCCCCGCCTGATAGACGTCAAGATCGACATTCCGTTAGAGACCCGCGAGCGCCTCGTGGAGGTCCTCAACCAGCAACTCGCCGACACCGCCGACCTCTACAGCCAGGTCAAGCAGGCCCACTGGAACGTCAAGGGGCCCGGCTTCCAGCAGGTCCACCTGCTGTTCGACGACCAGGCCGAGGTGTTCGAGGAGTACATCGACATGATCGCCGAGCGCGTGACGCTCTTGGGCGGCATGGCCATGGGCACGATCCGGATGGCCGCCAAGGCCTCGACGCTCAAGGAGTTCGAGCCCAAGACGAACGACGTCCTCGCATATGTCGAGGCCGTGCGTGACCGCGTGGCCGCTTACGCCAAGAGCAACCGCAAGGCCCTGAACGAGGCCAACAAGCTCGGCGAACCCACCACGGAGGACCTCCTCACCGAGATCTCCCGCGGGATCGACAAGCAGCTCTACTTCTTGGAATCCCATCTGCACTGA
- a CDS encoding alanyl-tRNA editing protein, with protein sequence MRLDRYDSYLTNFHAHVAEVRTDANGTWVRLDRSAFYPHAGGQPHDVGELEAAGARLRVIDVRAPADDEVWHLLDLDGATANATGLRPGTPVVGAIDWPRRWRHMQRHSAQHLLSAALIRVNAAFGTLAVSMRGPDCTIEIAGEFGEAHLAAVEAEANLVARRNLPIDAFEVDESRLGDYDLRRPSKVGGIVRLVAIGQYDIVACGGTHLRSTAEALPIKLLGYERVRGGNTRITFRAGVEALDDYGAKHAWVTHLGRLFSVPAGELRGRAERLLADLAAAKREAADWRERVATGLAEGLASTGSNPLVAVLEGADADLLTELMDACQKQAGCVALLGAANGGHAQLAFIAGPGAGVDVRPLLADALTALGGRGGGRADRAQGAAEADPGRVREVLEAVANGLRGG encoded by the coding sequence GTGCGACTCGACCGCTACGACAGTTACCTGACCAACTTCCACGCCCACGTCGCCGAGGTCCGCACCGACGCGAATGGCACGTGGGTGCGCCTGGACCGCAGCGCCTTCTACCCCCACGCGGGCGGGCAACCGCACGACGTCGGCGAGTTGGAGGCCGCCGGTGCGCGCCTTCGCGTGATCGACGTGAGGGCGCCTGCGGACGACGAGGTCTGGCACCTCCTGGACCTGGACGGCGCCACCGCAAACGCCACGGGCCTGCGCCCCGGCACTCCCGTCGTCGGAGCCATCGACTGGCCCCGGCGCTGGCGTCACATGCAAAGGCACAGCGCGCAGCACCTGTTGTCGGCCGCGCTCATCAGGGTGAACGCGGCGTTCGGCACGCTGGCCGTGAGCATGCGGGGGCCGGACTGCACCATAGAGATAGCCGGCGAGTTCGGCGAGGCCCACCTCGCTGCAGTGGAGGCCGAGGCGAACCTGGTCGCGCGGCGCAACCTGCCCATCGACGCGTTCGAGGTCGACGAGAGCCGGCTGGGCGACTACGACCTCAGGCGCCCCTCGAAGGTGGGTGGCATCGTGCGCCTCGTGGCGATCGGCCAGTACGACATCGTCGCTTGTGGCGGAACGCACCTTCGCTCGACTGCGGAGGCCCTACCCATAAAGCTCCTCGGCTACGAGCGTGTGCGGGGTGGCAACACCCGCATCACTTTCAGGGCCGGCGTCGAGGCCCTGGACGATTACGGCGCCAAGCACGCTTGGGTCACGCACCTCGGCCGGCTCTTCAGCGTGCCCGCCGGCGAGCTTCGGGGGCGCGCCGAGCGCTTGTTGGCCGACCTGGCCGCTGCCAAGCGGGAGGCGGCGGACTGGCGGGAACGCGTCGCCACTGGCCTGGCCGAAGGGCTGGCGTCGACAGGAAGCAACCCGCTCGTTGCCGTGCTCGAGGGTGCCGATGCGGATCTGCTGACCGAGCTCATGGACGCCTGCCAGAAGCAGGCGGGCTGCGTGGCCCTGTTGGGAGCCGCCAACGGCGGGCACGCCCAACTGGCGTTCATCGCCGGGCCGGGCGCCGGCGTCGACGTGCGGCCGCTCCTCGCCGACGCCCTGACGGCGCTCGGCGGACGCGGGGGCGGCCGGGCCGACAGGGCGCAGGGCGCGGCGGAGGCCGACCCGGGACGAGTCCGCGAAGTGCTCGAGGCCGTCGCCAACGGGCTTCGTGGGGGCTGA